In Acidimicrobiales bacterium, the following are encoded in one genomic region:
- a CDS encoding DUF1156 domain-containing protein encodes MAHDDIPRRKLIEVALPLEAINREAAREKSIRHGHPSTLHLWWARRPLAACRAVLFAQLVDDPSAHPDRFPTEEAQDQERQRLFRLIERLVPWEATQDEKVLEEAREEIRRSCGDDLLEVLDPFCGGGSIPLEAQRLGLVAHGSDLNPVAVLITKALIELPSRFANRPPVHPRDGDGRLAVRSWLGAQGLAEDVRYYGAWMREEAERRIGHLYPLATLPDGRKATVIAWIWARTVTCPNPACRATMPLVRSFWLGKKKGKEAWVQPVVEDGGVRFEIGHGRASPPIERTVSRTGATCLVCNTPVPLAYIRTEGKAGRMGAQLMAIVAEGNRERLYLPPDPEHEKAADVPRPEGVPETEIPYNPRYLTAPNYGMTHHADLFTNRQLTALVTFSDLVAEARQRVIEDGGAPEYADAVATYLAFVVSRSVDYSSILCSWHSPGEKMRNTFARQALPMVWDYAEANLFSDSTGNISGALEWVAEVIDGVPTTALGSAAQCDATAQASMPVQRLAISTDPPYYDNIGYADLADFFYVWLRRSLAPAYPAFFSTVLTPKAAELVADPFRSDGDKDKSEQHFETGFEKAFTNLWNAAHPDIPLTVFYAFKQSEHDDRGVASTGWETMLAGLLRAGFTVTATWPMRTELGNRMRNQASNALASSIVLACRPRSETAGITDRRGFLAALHAELPRALRDLQQGNIAPVDLAQAAIGPGMAVFSRYTKVVEPTGEPMPVRSALALINQVLDEVLAEQEGEFDADTRFAIKWFEQYGFDEAGYDPAEGLARAMNVSVKGLEDAGILVARAGRVRLLHRSELDPDWDPATDTRMAVWEVTQQLVRALWDEGSEARTGELVRRLGGVGEVARDLAYRLYSICERRGWADDALGFNALVTSWPEIARRAASATSVQPELGQ; translated from the coding sequence ATGGCGCACGACGACATCCCTCGCCGCAAGCTCATCGAGGTCGCGCTCCCCCTCGAAGCGATCAACCGCGAGGCTGCACGAGAGAAGTCGATCCGCCACGGGCACCCCTCGACGCTGCATCTGTGGTGGGCACGCCGACCTCTCGCGGCGTGCCGGGCCGTGCTCTTCGCCCAGCTCGTCGACGACCCCTCTGCGCATCCCGATCGCTTCCCGACCGAGGAAGCCCAAGACCAGGAACGCCAGCGGCTCTTCCGACTGATCGAACGGCTCGTCCCCTGGGAAGCCACGCAGGACGAGAAGGTCCTCGAGGAGGCCCGCGAGGAGATCCGACGCTCCTGCGGGGACGATCTCCTTGAGGTCCTCGACCCGTTCTGCGGCGGTGGGTCGATCCCCCTCGAAGCACAACGCCTCGGCCTCGTCGCGCATGGAAGCGACTTGAACCCGGTCGCCGTGCTCATCACGAAGGCGCTCATCGAGCTGCCTTCCCGCTTCGCCAACCGCCCACCGGTCCACCCCAGGGATGGGGACGGGCGCCTCGCCGTCCGATCTTGGCTCGGCGCCCAGGGCCTCGCCGAGGACGTCCGCTACTACGGCGCCTGGATGCGCGAGGAAGCGGAGCGGCGCATCGGCCACCTCTACCCTCTGGCGACCCTCCCCGACGGGCGCAAGGCCACCGTCATCGCCTGGATCTGGGCCCGCACGGTCACCTGCCCCAACCCAGCTTGTAGAGCCACGATGCCGCTCGTCCGCTCCTTCTGGCTCGGCAAGAAGAAGGGCAAGGAAGCCTGGGTCCAACCGGTGGTCGAGGACGGCGGGGTGCGCTTTGAGATCGGCCATGGCCGCGCAAGCCCGCCTATCGAACGCACGGTGTCACGGACGGGGGCTACCTGCCTGGTGTGCAACACCCCGGTTCCCCTCGCCTACATCCGGACCGAGGGAAAGGCCGGACGAATGGGCGCCCAGCTCATGGCCATCGTGGCCGAAGGGAACCGTGAGCGCCTCTACCTTCCGCCCGACCCCGAGCACGAGAAAGCCGCCGACGTGCCGCGTCCCGAGGGTGTGCCAGAGACGGAGATTCCATATAACCCGCGGTACCTCACCGCTCCCAACTATGGCATGACCCACCATGCTGATCTCTTCACCAACCGGCAGCTCACTGCGCTCGTCACCTTCTCGGATTTGGTCGCCGAAGCGCGGCAGCGCGTGATCGAGGACGGAGGTGCGCCGGAGTACGCGGATGCGGTCGCAACGTACCTGGCGTTCGTCGTGAGCCGCAGCGTGGACTATTCGTCCATTCTCTGCTCATGGCACTCGCCGGGCGAAAAAATGAGAAACACGTTCGCCCGCCAAGCACTTCCCATGGTCTGGGACTACGCCGAGGCCAACCTCTTCAGTGACTCGACCGGGAATATCTCCGGCGCACTCGAATGGGTGGCGGAGGTGATCGACGGTGTGCCAACGACTGCTCTTGGTTCGGCCGCGCAGTGCGATGCAACTGCTCAGGCATCCATGCCAGTGCAGCGGCTGGCGATCTCCACCGACCCCCCCTATTACGACAACATCGGGTATGCCGATCTCGCCGACTTCTTCTACGTCTGGCTCCGACGGTCGCTCGCACCGGCGTATCCTGCCTTCTTTTCCACCGTGCTCACGCCGAAGGCCGCTGAGCTCGTGGCCGATCCGTTCCGAAGTGATGGCGACAAGGACAAGTCCGAACAGCACTTCGAGACGGGATTCGAGAAGGCGTTCACCAACCTGTGGAACGCGGCTCACCCGGATATCCCATTGACGGTCTTCTATGCGTTTAAACAGTCCGAGCACGACGACAGAGGCGTCGCTTCTACCGGTTGGGAGACCATGTTGGCCGGCCTCCTTCGCGCCGGCTTCACCGTTACCGCAACCTGGCCAATGCGGACGGAGCTCGGCAATCGTATGCGCAACCAGGCGAGCAATGCACTTGCTTCGTCGATCGTCCTAGCCTGCCGTCCGCGAAGTGAGACAGCTGGCATCACGGATCGCAGAGGCTTCCTCGCCGCGCTCCACGCGGAGCTGCCGAGGGCTCTCCGCGACCTTCAGCAGGGAAATATCGCACCCGTCGACCTCGCCCAGGCGGCGATCGGCCCAGGGATGGCGGTGTTCTCCCGTTACACCAAGGTGGTCGAGCCCACCGGTGAGCCGATGCCTGTACGGAGTGCGCTCGCGCTCATCAACCAGGTGCTCGACGAGGTCCTCGCCGAGCAAGAGGGGGAGTTCGACGCGGATACCCGCTTTGCCATCAAGTGGTTCGAGCAGTACGGCTTCGACGAGGCGGGCTACGACCCGGCCGAAGGTCTCGCTCGGGCGATGAATGTGTCCGTGAAAGGGTTGGAGGACGCGGGCATCCTCGTCGCCCGAGCCGGCCGGGTACGCCTGCTGCACCGAAGCGAGCTGGACCCTGACTGGGACCCGGCGACCGACACCCGAATGGCGGTGTGGGAGGTGACCCAGCAGCTCGTGCGAGCGCTCTGGGACGAGGGCAGCGAGGCGAGGACCGGCGAGCTCGTCCGCCGTCTCGGTGGAGTTGGCGAGGTGGCCCGGGATCTCGCCTACCGCCTCTATTCGATCTGCGAGCGACGCGGCTGGGCGGACGATGCGCTCGGGTTCAACGCGCTCGTCACTTCGTGGCCGGAGATCGCCCGTCGGGCCGCGTCGGCGACATCGGTCCAGCCGGAGCTTGGCCAATGA